One segment of Clostridia bacterium DNA contains the following:
- a CDS encoding DDE transposase, translating into LYKQRTAVERVNSRLDGAYGLEKHFIRGLKKMKLRCTLALMLMLAMAVGRIREKQAINIRSLVKAA; encoded by the coding sequence GTCTTTATAAGCAGCGCACTGCGGTAGAAAGGGTAAACAGCCGCCTGGATGGGGCCTATGGATTGGAGAAGCATTTCATCCGCGGCCTTAAAAAGATGAAGTTACGGTGCACGCTGGCGCTAATGTTAATGCTGGCCATGGCGGTGGGCCGGATCCGAGAAAAACAAGCAATAAACATAAGGAGCCTGGTAAAGGCGGCCTGA
- a CDS encoding type II toxin-antitoxin system VapC family toxin: protein MAAPGPSKIFVDTGAFIALLDKRDGFHEAAKAFYLSVSKRANLVTTLLVVAETYTWLRYHGDFNLALRFLKAIEKASESGTLALIYPDAAICEKGRAVLEKYRDQKLSYTDAVSFAVIETLQIGDVFGFDSHFYVAKCSLHPGIPR, encoded by the coding sequence ATGGCGGCGCCCGGCCCCTCTAAGATCTTTGTGGATACAGGGGCCTTCATCGCTTTGCTGGATAAGCGGGATGGGTTTCACGAAGCAGCCAAGGCCTTTTACCTGTCAGTGAGCAAAAGAGCGAACCTGGTTACTACTCTCCTGGTGGTGGCGGAAACCTACACCTGGCTACGCTACCACGGTGATTTCAACCTGGCGTTACGGTTCCTCAAGGCGATCGAAAAGGCCTCGGAAAGTGGGACGCTCGCCCTAATCTACCCCGACGCGGCTATTTGCGAGAAGGGGCGTGCAGTCCTGGAGAAATACCGGGATCAAAAGCTCTCCTACACGGATGCCGTAAGCTTCGCGGTGATAGAGACGTTGCAGATAGGCGACGTCTTCGGCTTTGATAGCCATTTCTACGTGGCAAAGTGCAGCCTGCACCCGGGTATCCCGCGGTGA
- a CDS encoding type II toxin-antitoxin system VapC family toxin, protein MKKLFVDTSAWVATVNARDQYHQAAAGFYRKAWKEYDQLLTTNLVAAETYILLRLDCGLDAALGWWEKIAASPRVQMLYAGPDITWEAVNLLRKFKDQSFSLTDAVSFKVMEQTGTREAFAFDSHFKTAGFTVLP, encoded by the coding sequence GTGAAGAAGCTCTTCGTAGACACTTCGGCCTGGGTAGCAACCGTTAATGCTCGCGACCAGTACCACCAGGCCGCCGCCGGTTTTTACCGGAAGGCTTGGAAAGAATATGACCAACTCCTGACCACCAACCTTGTAGCCGCCGAGACCTACATCCTGCTGCGCCTGGACTGCGGCCTGGATGCGGCCCTAGGCTGGTGGGAGAAGATAGCTGCTTCGCCCAGAGTGCAGATGCTTTATGCCGGTCCGGACATCACCTGGGAAGCCGTGAATCTCCTGCGGAAGTTCAAGGATCAATCTTTCTCGCTGACCGATGCTGTATCCTTTAAGGTCATGGAGCAGACGGGTACCAGGGAAGCTTTTGCCTTTGACTCTCACTTCAAGACAGCCGGGTTTACAGTTCTGCCCTAG
- a CDS encoding CopG family transcriptional regulator: MSKVPLQVYLDTSIHELLKLAAKKQKVSQSDLVRKYLYRGLMEDLEGQDPALDIIGMGAGKTPDLAERHDHYLARGEKETWEK; encoded by the coding sequence ATGAGCAAGGTCCCTCTGCAAGTATATCTCGACACAAGCATTCACGAACTGCTGAAGCTGGCAGCAAAAAAACAGAAGGTGTCCCAGTCCGACCTGGTGAGGAAATACCTCTACCGGGGCCTCATGGAAGACCTGGAAGGGCAGGACCCGGCTCTAGATATTATCGGTATGGGAGCAGGAAAGACCCCTGATCTGGCCGAAAGGCACGACCACTACCTGGCCCGAGGGGAAAAGGAGACCTGGGAGAAGTGA
- a CDS encoding transposase family protein yields MSLKSRREYLNTIRQCYQQASSRKEKSAIIDEVVRVLDYHRKYAIQVLNGPVPATKRPCSKRSRPLQYLEALPTIQTVWEALDYPCAERLHPVLLSTAELLALHGELVLTPEIRCQLAKISRPTLARRLARWRSPKVSRTLPRPKVKSHLTSQIPIDRYQWNEDRPGALEVDLVEHNGGSSLGHFAYTLTVVDVVSGYSRRRAVLGRGQAGIFRELEAIFAEWPSGVFCLHSDNGSEFINDQLSRFCQKHGWSFTRSRPYQKNDNAHVEQKNRQYVREIVGYERYDTPQAVAWLNEVYASLDPYVNLCLPMRKVIAKERRGAHTHKSYDTARTPVQRLLDTGAVNLPTSTDLRHQLKDLNPLALHRHLESLLAQGPSEVMPPPQPAVIS; encoded by the coding sequence ATGTCACTTAAGAGCCGCCGTGAGTATCTGAATACCATACGTCAATGCTACCAGCAAGCCTCTTCTCGCAAGGAGAAGTCAGCGATCATCGATGAGGTGGTGCGAGTATTGGACTATCACCGCAAGTATGCCATTCAGGTCTTGAATGGCCCTGTACCGGCAACCAAACGGCCTTGTAGCAAACGGAGCCGGCCCCTTCAGTATCTTGAGGCACTCCCCACCATCCAGACGGTCTGGGAAGCCCTGGATTACCCCTGTGCGGAACGCCTCCACCCGGTACTCCTGTCTACCGCTGAACTGCTGGCCTTACATGGCGAACTGGTCCTGACACCTGAGATCCGTTGCCAGCTGGCCAAAATCAGCCGGCCTACCCTGGCCCGCCGCCTGGCCCGGTGGCGTTCGCCCAAGGTTAGCCGTACCTTGCCTCGTCCCAAGGTGAAAAGCCACCTCACCTCCCAAATCCCTATCGACCGCTACCAATGGAACGAGGACCGGCCGGGAGCCTTGGAGGTGGATTTGGTGGAACATAATGGCGGATCTTCTTTAGGCCACTTCGCCTACACCCTTACGGTGGTAGATGTGGTTTCTGGCTACAGCCGCCGCCGGGCGGTCCTGGGGCGGGGTCAGGCTGGTATATTCCGGGAGTTGGAGGCTATCTTCGCCGAGTGGCCCTCAGGCGTTTTTTGCCTCCATTCCGATAACGGCAGCGAGTTTATCAACGACCAGCTATCCCGCTTCTGTCAGAAACACGGCTGGTCTTTCACCCGCAGTCGCCCCTACCAGAAAAACGATAACGCCCACGTGGAGCAGAAAAACCGCCAGTACGTCCGGGAAATCGTAGGCTATGAGCGCTACGATACCCCCCAGGCTGTAGCCTGGCTGAATGAGGTTTACGCCTCTCTAGATCCCTACGTAAACCTCTGCCTGCCCATGCGCAAGGTGATCGCCAAAGAGCGACGTGGTGCGCATACCCACAAGTCATATGATACAGCCCGTACTCCAGTTCAACGCTTGCTGGACACAGGCGCGGTGAACCTTCCCACCTCAACTGACCTACGGCACCAGCTAAAGGACCTTAACCCCCTTGCCCTTCACCGCCACCTGGAAAGCCTGCTTGCCCAAGGACCATCGGAGGTGATGCCCCCGCCACAACCAGCGGTCATCTCGTAA